A window from Electrophorus electricus isolate fEleEle1 chromosome 7, fEleEle1.pri, whole genome shotgun sequence encodes these proteins:
- the LOC118241715 gene encoding antigen WC1.1-like produces MRDAAVVCRELGCGEAEAAVHNAHFGPGSGPVLKGYANCGGSESTLNECFIGHNNYYCGSHAGDAGVICSGRKSRLTDGPHLCSGRVELLHNGTWTTVCDANFDQQDAEVVCRELDCGLPGEVLGAAAFGRGEGPVWTEELQCRGNESDIYSCPITSSPKLCSHDNDVGLICSGYTAAHLVNGWDSCSGRVELQYLSDWGSVCGDGWDMRAASVLCGQLKCGSAVAVLGADWFGEGSDHIWADVFHCHGNETHLSECPISSWSRTACSHKQDAGVICNGSSQAFHEGRVRLSGGRECEGQVEVYFIQDWRRVLLDSRSVSEASVICRQLGCGSVLNFSSSSPSSPEQHSHMCMTGFNCSGSEAHLGNCSSANLLNLSCSSREQLSITCSGVFNSGHSSIRLVGSGGDCAGRLEVFLNGSWGTVCDDSWDIKDAQVVCRQLQCGVALSAHVPAWFGPGTGPKWLNEVQCEGNETSMWNCRYQLCGQDECGHQEDVGVVCSEFKEMRLSEGCKGNLEVFYNGTWGNVCVNGMSEETLSVVCRELNCGRTGSESTSRARVESSPNWLDQVKCRKHDTTLWHCPSEPWGNNSCENHNEVAQITCSGERNDRVQQSHVKCSSSSSQSQCSNHLPLRLRGAERSCSGRLEVYHNAVWGSICDDQWDIRDAEVVCRQLGCGKALRADGSAAFGAGEGVIWLNRVKCRGDEIHLWDCSYSLKNHTDCSHKENAGVTCADPYVSPTAAPRTTTSTSTFIDVQKTSSPLQTTSAAVSSTTPTVVLLVLGVLLFLALVLLSGLVYQNRVLRRVISKRRRKTLPEAVYEEINHRYINKRTRVSTRRGSVLSESQHSGYEDVDQAFVSGSVLSEAQHSGYEDVDQELLSGNSVRDGTQENYEDVTTAG; encoded by the exons atgagagatgctgcagtggtgtgtagagagctgggctgtggggaggctgaaGCTGCAGTACataatgctcactttggaccaggatcaggaccagtACTGAAGGGGTATGCAAACTGTGGgggatcagagtctacactgaatgaatgtttcattGGTCATAATAATTACTACTGTGGGTCTCATGCTGgagatgctggagtcatctgttcAGGTAG GAAATCCAGACTTACTGACGGTcctcacctgtgctctgggagagtggagtTACTTCATAATGGgacctggaccacagtgtgtgatgctaactttgaccagcaggatgcagaggttgtgtgtagagaacTGGACTGTGGGCTTCCTggggaggtgctgggagcagctgcttttggcagaggggagggcccggtgtggacagaggagcttcagtgcAGAGGCAACGAATCTGATATTTACTCCTGTCCAATAACGTCTTCACCCAAACTTTGTTCCCATGATAATGACGTGGGACTAATATGTTCAG GTTACACAGCGGCACATCTGGTTAATGGCTGGGACTCCTGTTCTGGTCGAGTGGAGCTCCAGTACCTCAGTGACTGGGGCTCAGTTTGTGGTGATGGTTGGGATATGAGagctgccagtgtcctctgtggacagctgaagtgtgggagtgctgtggctgtgttgggggcagactggtttggggaggggagtgaCCACATCTGGGCTGATGTGTTTCACTGTCATGGGAACgagacacacctgtcagaatgtcccatctcatcatggagtcgAACAGCATGTTCTCATaaacaggatgctggagtcatctgcaatG gttcctctcaggcctttcatgaggGGCGAGTGCGGttgtctggagggagggagtgtgaggggcaggtTGAGGTTTACTTCATCCAGGACTGGAGGAGAGTTCTCCTGGACTCCCGGAGTGTGTCTGAGGCCTCAGTgatctgcagacagctgggttgtggttctgtgttgaacttctccagctcctctccatccagccctgaacaacacagccacatgtgTATGACGGGTTTcaattgttctgggagtgaagctcatctggggaactgcagcagtgcaaacctcctcaacctctcctgcagctccagggaacagctgtcaatcacctgctctg gtgtgtttaaCTCAGGCCACAGCTCCATCAGACTGGTTGGTTCTGGGGGAGATTGTGCAGGAAGACTGGAGGTTTTCCTCAACGGCTCttgggggacagtgtgtgatgactcatggGACATTAAGGATGCCcaggtggtgtgcaggcagctgcagtgtggagtggcccTCAGTGCCCACGTACCAGCCTGGTTTGGTCCTGGAACTGGCCCCAAATggctgaatgaggtgcagtgtgaaGGGAACGAGACTTCCATGTGGAACTGCAGGTATCAACTCTGTGGACAAGATGAGTGTGGACATCAAGAGGATGTAGGAGTGGTGTGTTCAG AATTCAAAGAAATGAGACTCAGTGAGGGTTGTAAAGGGAATCTGGAAGTGTTCTACAATGGAAcctgggggaatgtgtgtgtgaatgggatgaGTGAAGAAACACTAAGTGTGGTCTGTCGAGAGCTGAACTGTGGAAGAACAGGCAGTGAATCCACATCCAGAGCAAGAGTGGAATCATCTCCTaactggctggatcaggtgaaatgtaggaaacatgacACCACTCTGTGGCACTGCCCATCTGAACCCTGGGGTAATAACAGCTGTGAAAATCACAATGAGGTGGCTCAAATTACTTGTTCAG gagagagaaatgatcGTGTGCAGCAAAGTCATGTGaaatgctcctcctcttcctcccagagCCAGTGCTCCA atcacctgcctctcaggctgaggggagcagagagaagctgctctgggaggctgGAGGTTTACCATAACGCTGTGTGGGgctccatctgtgatgatcagtgggacatcagggatgctgaggtggtctgcagacagctgggctgtgggaaggcactGAGGGCTGATGGGAGTGCTGCCTTTGGTGCTGGTGAAGGGGTGATCTGGCTGAACAGGGTGAAGTGCAGAGGGGATGAGATTcacctgtgggactgcagttattcactgaAGAACCACACTGACTGCTCCCACAAAGAGAATGCTGGAGTcacctgtgcag ACCCTTATGTGTCTCCTACTGCTGCACCCAGAACAACCACAAGCACCTCCACCTTTATAG atgttCAGAAGACATCCAGTCCTCTACAAACTACATCAGCAGCTGTTTCCTCCACCACCCCTACAGTGGTCCTGCTGGTACTgggagtgctgctcttcctggccttagtgcttctctctgggctggtttaccagaacagagtGCTCAGGAGAG TGATCTCTAAGAGGAGGCGTAAGACTCTGCCTGAGGCAGTCTATGAGGAAATCAACCACAGATACATCAATAAAAGAACCCGTGTCTCCACTCGAAGGG